A DNA window from Daucus carota subsp. sativus chromosome 3, DH1 v3.0, whole genome shotgun sequence contains the following coding sequences:
- the LOC108215141 gene encoding protein NRT1/ PTR FAMILY 5.6: MKELKKEESFNPKEDRLVQDYSVDHKGKVPLRASTGVWKASLFIITIEFSERLSYFGIATSLIIYLTKVIHQDLKTAAQSVNHWAGVTTIMPLVGGFIADAYLGRFSTVLVSSVIYLLGLLLLTMSRVIPSWKPCASGLCHKPRKVHEVVFFIAIYLISIGTGGHKPSLESFGADQFDDDHPEERRKKLSFFNWWNCGLCSGLIVAVTVIVYVQDNVSWGAADIILTCIMASTIVIFCMGRPFYRFRIASGSPLTPMLQVFVAAFTKRKLPLPSSPDQLHEVPKSANTQGRLLCHTEGLRFLDKAAIIEDKQSTANKQETPWKLTTVTTVEETKLILKTIPIWLTSLPFGICVAQTSTFFIKQSTTMDRNITPSFVIPPASVYSLSAIGMIISVIIYDKLLVPLLRRVSGNERGISILQRIGIGMIFTFVTMVVAALVEKKRLDHFHKDPIKGSLSMSVFWLAPQFLIIGMGDGFSLVGLQEYFYDQVPDSMRSLGIGLYLSVLGVANFLSSFLITIVDQATKKGGKSWFGKDLNHSRLDYFYWLLAAITALNFGAYLIVAQRYSYKSVQARGAVAIADCYEGDSNEEIP, from the exons ATGAAGGAACTAAAGAAAGAAGAATCCTTCAATCCTAAAGAAGATAGACTTGTACAAGACTATTCTGTGGATCATAAAGGCAAGGTTCCTCTCCGAGCTTCTACTGGTGTATGGAAAGCCTCTCTGTTTATTATCA CAATCGAGTTCAGTGAGAGGTTGAGTTACTTCGGGATAGCAACAAGTCTGATCATATACCTAACCAAGGTGATTCATCAGGACCTTAAAACTGCAGCACAGAGTGTCAACCATTGGGCTGGTGTAACTACTATAATGCCACTGGTGGGGGGATTCATAGCTGATGCCTACTTAGGTCGATTCTCCACAGTGCTTGTATCATCTGTAATTTACCTTCTG GGTTTACTTCTTCTGACAATGTCAAGAGTGATCCCGAGCTGGAAGCCTTGCGCTTCTGGCTTATGCCACAAGCCAAGGAAGGTCCATGAGGTTGTCTTCTTTATTGCCATCTATTTGATATCTATTGGTACTGGAGGGCACAAGCCGTCTCTTGAAAGCTTTGGGGCAGACCAATTTGATGATGATCATCCcgaagaaagaagaaaaaagttGTCTTTTTTTAACTGGTGGAACTGTGGCCTTTGTTCTGGACTTATAGTTGCCGTGACTGTAATTGTTTATGTCCAAGACAATGTGAGTTGGGGCGCAGCAGATATTATCCTCACATGTATTATGGCTTCTACTATTGTGATCTTCTGTATGGGAAGGCCATTTTATCGCTTTAGGATAGCATCAGGAAGCCCCTTAACACCAATGCTGCAAGTCTTTGTTGCAGCTTTTACTAAGAGAAAGCTGCCACTTCCTTCTAGCCCAGATCAGTTGCATGAGGTTCCTAAGTCAGCAAACACTCAAGGAAGGCTTCTATGCCACACGGAGGGTCTTAG ATTTCTTGACAAGGCTGCAATTATTGAGGACAAGCAGAGCACAGCAAACAAACAAGAAACCCCATGGAAACTCACAACAGTGACTACAGTTGAGGAAACGAAACTCATTCTTAAGACAATTCCAATCTGGCTAACTTCTTTACCATTCGGTATATGTGTAGCACAGACATCAACATTCTTTATCAAACAAAGCACTACAATGGACCGCAACATCACTCCTAGTTTCGTTATCCCACCAGCCTCAGTCTACAGCCTATCCGCCATTGGAATGATCATTTCAGTTATAATCTATGACAAACTCCTTGTCCCATTATTAAGACGAGTGTCAGGAAACGAAAGAGGCATTAGTATCCTCCAAAGAATTGGCATTGGGATGATATTCACATTTGTGACAATGGTAGTTGCAGCCTTGGTTGAAAAAAAGAGACTAGACCATTTTCACAAGGATCCAATAAAGGGATCACTGTCAATGAGCGTGTTCTGGTTAGCTCCTCAGTTTCTTATAATTGGAATGGGAGACGGATTTAGTCTAGTAGGATTGCAAGAATACTTCTATGATCAAGTTCCAGATTCAATGAGAAGTTTGGGTATTGGTTTGTACCTCAGTGTTCTCGGGGTTGCAAATTTCCTTAGCAGTTTCCTGATCACAATTGTGGACCAAGCAACGAAAAAAGGTGGAAAGAGCTGGTTTGGTAAGGATTTGAACCACAGTCGCTTGGATTACTTTTACTGGCTGTTGGCAGCCATCACAGCCTTAAACTTTGGCGCTTATCTGATTGTGGCTCAGCGTTACTCATACAAAAGTGTTCAGGCAAGGGGCGCTGTGGCTATAGCGGATTGTTATGAAGGTGACAGCAATGAGGAAATACCTTGA